In the Arachis ipaensis cultivar K30076 chromosome B10, Araip1.1, whole genome shotgun sequence genome, one interval contains:
- the LOC107622751 gene encoding mitogen-activated protein kinase kinase kinase 1 isoform X3 — protein MNHLPRFLGRRNNNKKQDGMGVDPKKARMSKPRLERRNAAKHFDYDAGSSSSSFDDYSTSSSSGGGVSVLYTRSMEFYDHKSFRIEGVEGEFDRICQSLGLSGPEDFAIPAAAWEAMKVRSSSDILPRLKLRDLDEVKESEEIGMKEGQFGDSSQPKAPNPVSVSDQCVQEIACRSCFTLGGCVGGDDGVEVGDNCEDSVPVWASDESVKDGGDRGNYNTTVTADSGRSSGSGSGGGIKGFRPPMLKPAPGSRVSVVDNASFTWDLLRDFAPQGEGKENFVEFSDSDDDHRGLHGELENREKEEEEEEGGRGGDGKKEEEENALRFAEIVAELTGSCSFTTSNGDDSSSTTTDPRSNNISPNGRFKRIITHWQKGDLLGRGSFGSVYEGIAGDGFFFAVKEVSLLDQGNQGKQSVYQLEQEIALLSQFQHENIVQYYGTEMDDSKLYIFLELVTKGSLASLYHRYTLRDSQVSAYTRQILHGLKYLHDRNVIHRDIKCANILVDANGSVKLADFGLAKATKLNDVKSMKGTAFWMAPEVVKGKARGYGLPADIWSLGCTVLEMLTGKIPYSHLECMQALFRIGKGEPPPVPDSLSRDANDFILQCLKVNPDDRPTATQLLTHSFVQRSLSQSSGSASPFIPRRRG, from the exons ATGAATCACTTACCACGATTTTTAGGCCGTAGGAATAATAATAAGAAGCAAGACGGCATGGGCGTGGATCCCAAGAAGGCCCGAATGTCGAAGCCACGTCTCGAGCGCCGCAACGCCGCCAAGCACTTCGATTACGACGCCGGCTCATCGTCTTCGTCGTTCGATGACTACTCCACTTCCTCCTCTTCCGGCGGCGGCGTTTCGGTGCTCTACACGCGCTCGATGGAGTTCTACGATCACAAGAGCTTCAGAATCGAGGGCGTCGAGGGCGAGTTCGACCGGATTTGTCAGAGCCTCGGCCTCTCTGGCCCAGAGGACTTCGCAATTCCCGCGGCGGCTTGGGAGGCCATGAAGGTTCGGTCTTCTTCGGATATTCTTCCGAGGTTGAAGCTTCGCGACTTGGATGAAGTCAAGGAGAGTGAAGAAATTGGGATGAAGGAAGGTCAATTTGGGGATAGTTCCCAACCTAAGGCTCCTAATCCGGTTTCGGTTTCTGATCAATGCGTTCAAGAGATTGCTTGCAGAAGTTGCTTCACTCTCGGTGGTTGCGTTGGCGGAGATGATGGAGTTGAAGTTGGGGATAATTGCGAGGATAGCGTTCCGGTCTGGGCTTCTGATGAATCTGTAAAAGACGGCGGTGATCGCGGAAACTACAACACTACTGTAACTGCTGATAGTGGCCGCAGCAGTGGCAGTGGCAGTGGCGGAGGTATCAAGGGCTTTCGGCCCCCTATGCTGAAACCAGCGCCGGGGAGTAGGGTTTCGGTTGTGGACAACGCGTCCTTCACATGGGACCTGTTGAGGGATTTTGCTCCACAAGGTGAAGGGAAGGAGAATTTCGTGGAATTCAGTGATTCAGATGATGATCATCGAGGATTGCATGGTGAATTAGAGAATAgagaaaaagaggaagaggaagaggaaggagGTAGAGGGGGTGatgggaagaaagaagaagaagagaatgcaTTGAGATTCGCAGAGATTGTTGCGGAGCTTACTGGGTCATGTTCTTTCACAACTTCGAATGGAGATGATTCTTCTAGCACTACCACGGATCCTAGGTCCAATAATATATCTCCTAATGGAAGATTTAAGCGTATTATTACCCACTGGCAGAAGGGTGATCTTTTGGGTCGCGGTTCCTTTGGGTCTGTCTACGAAGGAATTGCAGG GGATGGGTTCTTCTTTGCTGTAAAAGAAGTTTCACTGCTTGATCAAGGGAATCAGGGAAAGCAAAGTGTCTATCAATTGGAACAG GAGATTGCACTTTTGAGTCAGTTTCAACATGAGAATATAGTTCAATACTATGGTACAGAAATG GATGACTCAAAGCTGTATATCTTTCTTGAGCTTGTAACCAAAGGTTCTCTTGCAAGCCTCTACCATAGGTATACCCTTCGAGATTCCCAAGTATCTGCATATACCAGACAGATTCTGCACGGCCTAAAGTATCTTCATGATAGAAATGTCATCCACAG GGATATTAAATGTGCAAATATATTGGTGGATGCAAATGGATCTGTCAAGCTTGCCGATTTTGGATTGGCAAAG GCAACCAAATTGAATGATGTTAAATCAATGAAGGGAACAGCATTTTGGATGGCCCCAGAG GTTGTGAAAGGAAAAGCCCGAGGTTATGGGCTTCCAGCTGATATATGGAGTTTGGGGTGCACTGTGTTGGAGATGTTGACGGGGAAAATCCCATATTCTCACTTGGAATGC ATGCAGGCACTGTTTAGAATTGGAAAAGGTGAACCACCTCCGGTACCTGATTCTCTTTCAAGAGATGCAAATGATTTCATCCTGCAGTGCCTAAAAGTGAATCCTGATGATCGTCCCACGGCTACTCAACTCTTAACCCATTCATTTGTCCAACGGTCACTTTCTCAGTCATCTGGCTCTGCATCTCCTTTCATTCCTAGAAGACGGGGTTAA
- the LOC107622751 gene encoding mitogen-activated protein kinase kinase kinase 1 isoform X5 — MNHLPRFLGRRNNNKKQDGMGVDPKKARMSKPRLERRNAAKHFDYDAGSSSSSFDDYSTSSSSGGGVSVLYTRSMEFYDHKSFRIEGVEGEFDRICQSLGLSGPEDFAIPAAAWEAMKVRSSSDILPRLKLRDLDEVKESEEIGMKEGQFGDSSQPKAPNPVSVSDQCVQEIACRSCFTLGGCVGGDDGVEVGDNCEDSVPVWASDESVKDGGDRGNYNTTVTADSGRSSGSGSGGGIKGFRPPMLKPAPGSRVSVVDNASFTWDLLRDFAPQGEGKENFVEFSDSDDDHRGLHGELENREKEEEEEEGGRGGDGKKEEEENALRFAEIVAELTGSCSFTTSNGDDSSSTTTDPRSNNISPNGRFKRIITHWQKGDLLGRGSFGSVYEGIAGDGFFFAVKEVSLLDQGNQGKQSVYQLEQEIALLSQFQHENIVQYYGTEMDDSKLYIFLELVTKGSLASLYHRYTLRDSQVSAYTRQILHGLKYLHDRNVIHRDIKCANILVDANGSVKLADFGLAKVTFSATKLNDVKSMKGTAFWMAPEVVKGKARGYGLPADIWSLGCTVLEMLTGKIPYSHLECVCILL, encoded by the exons ATGAATCACTTACCACGATTTTTAGGCCGTAGGAATAATAATAAGAAGCAAGACGGCATGGGCGTGGATCCCAAGAAGGCCCGAATGTCGAAGCCACGTCTCGAGCGCCGCAACGCCGCCAAGCACTTCGATTACGACGCCGGCTCATCGTCTTCGTCGTTCGATGACTACTCCACTTCCTCCTCTTCCGGCGGCGGCGTTTCGGTGCTCTACACGCGCTCGATGGAGTTCTACGATCACAAGAGCTTCAGAATCGAGGGCGTCGAGGGCGAGTTCGACCGGATTTGTCAGAGCCTCGGCCTCTCTGGCCCAGAGGACTTCGCAATTCCCGCGGCGGCTTGGGAGGCCATGAAGGTTCGGTCTTCTTCGGATATTCTTCCGAGGTTGAAGCTTCGCGACTTGGATGAAGTCAAGGAGAGTGAAGAAATTGGGATGAAGGAAGGTCAATTTGGGGATAGTTCCCAACCTAAGGCTCCTAATCCGGTTTCGGTTTCTGATCAATGCGTTCAAGAGATTGCTTGCAGAAGTTGCTTCACTCTCGGTGGTTGCGTTGGCGGAGATGATGGAGTTGAAGTTGGGGATAATTGCGAGGATAGCGTTCCGGTCTGGGCTTCTGATGAATCTGTAAAAGACGGCGGTGATCGCGGAAACTACAACACTACTGTAACTGCTGATAGTGGCCGCAGCAGTGGCAGTGGCAGTGGCGGAGGTATCAAGGGCTTTCGGCCCCCTATGCTGAAACCAGCGCCGGGGAGTAGGGTTTCGGTTGTGGACAACGCGTCCTTCACATGGGACCTGTTGAGGGATTTTGCTCCACAAGGTGAAGGGAAGGAGAATTTCGTGGAATTCAGTGATTCAGATGATGATCATCGAGGATTGCATGGTGAATTAGAGAATAgagaaaaagaggaagaggaagaggaaggagGTAGAGGGGGTGatgggaagaaagaagaagaagagaatgcaTTGAGATTCGCAGAGATTGTTGCGGAGCTTACTGGGTCATGTTCTTTCACAACTTCGAATGGAGATGATTCTTCTAGCACTACCACGGATCCTAGGTCCAATAATATATCTCCTAATGGAAGATTTAAGCGTATTATTACCCACTGGCAGAAGGGTGATCTTTTGGGTCGCGGTTCCTTTGGGTCTGTCTACGAAGGAATTGCAGG GGATGGGTTCTTCTTTGCTGTAAAAGAAGTTTCACTGCTTGATCAAGGGAATCAGGGAAAGCAAAGTGTCTATCAATTGGAACAG GAGATTGCACTTTTGAGTCAGTTTCAACATGAGAATATAGTTCAATACTATGGTACAGAAATG GATGACTCAAAGCTGTATATCTTTCTTGAGCTTGTAACCAAAGGTTCTCTTGCAAGCCTCTACCATAGGTATACCCTTCGAGATTCCCAAGTATCTGCATATACCAGACAGATTCTGCACGGCCTAAAGTATCTTCATGATAGAAATGTCATCCACAG GGATATTAAATGTGCAAATATATTGGTGGATGCAAATGGATCTGTCAAGCTTGCCGATTTTGGATTGGCAAAGGTTACCTTTTCA GCAACCAAATTGAATGATGTTAAATCAATGAAGGGAACAGCATTTTGGATGGCCCCAGAG GTTGTGAAAGGAAAAGCCCGAGGTTATGGGCTTCCAGCTGATATATGGAGTTTGGGGTGCACTGTGTTGGAGATGTTGACGGGGAAAATCCCATATTCTCACTTGGAATGCGTATGTATCCTATTATGA
- the LOC107622751 gene encoding mitogen-activated protein kinase kinase kinase 1 isoform X2: MNHLPRFLGRRNNNKKQDGMGVDPKKARMSKPRLERRNAAKHFDYDAGSSSSSFDDYSTSSSSGGGVSVLYTRSMEFYDHKSFRIEGVEGEFDRICQSLGLSGPEDFAIPAAAWEAMKVRSSSDILPRLKLRDLDEVKESEEIGMKEGQFGDSSQPKAPNPVSVSDQCVQEIACRSCFTLGGCVGGDDGVEVGDNCEDSVPVWASDESVKDGGDRGNYNTTVTADSGRSSGSGSGGGIKGFRPPMLKPAPGSRVSVVDNASFTWDLLRDFAPQGEGKENFVEFSDSDDDHRGLHGELENREKEEEEEEGGRGGDGKKEEEENALRFAEIVAELTGSCSFTTSNGDDSSSTTTDPRSNNISPNGRFKRIITHWQKGDLLGRGSFGSVYEGIAGDGFFFAVKEVSLLDQGNQGKQSVYQLEQEIALLSQFQHENIVQYYGTEMDDSKLYIFLELVTKGSLASLYHRYTLRDSQVSAYTRQILHGLKYLHDRNVIHRDIKCANILVDANGSVKLADFGLAKVTFSATKLNDVKSMKGTAFWMAPEVVKGKARGYGLPADIWSLGCTVLEMLTGKIPYSHLECALFRIGKGEPPPVPDSLSRDANDFILQCLKVNPDDRPTATQLLTHSFVQRSLSQSSGSASPFIPRRRG, translated from the exons ATGAATCACTTACCACGATTTTTAGGCCGTAGGAATAATAATAAGAAGCAAGACGGCATGGGCGTGGATCCCAAGAAGGCCCGAATGTCGAAGCCACGTCTCGAGCGCCGCAACGCCGCCAAGCACTTCGATTACGACGCCGGCTCATCGTCTTCGTCGTTCGATGACTACTCCACTTCCTCCTCTTCCGGCGGCGGCGTTTCGGTGCTCTACACGCGCTCGATGGAGTTCTACGATCACAAGAGCTTCAGAATCGAGGGCGTCGAGGGCGAGTTCGACCGGATTTGTCAGAGCCTCGGCCTCTCTGGCCCAGAGGACTTCGCAATTCCCGCGGCGGCTTGGGAGGCCATGAAGGTTCGGTCTTCTTCGGATATTCTTCCGAGGTTGAAGCTTCGCGACTTGGATGAAGTCAAGGAGAGTGAAGAAATTGGGATGAAGGAAGGTCAATTTGGGGATAGTTCCCAACCTAAGGCTCCTAATCCGGTTTCGGTTTCTGATCAATGCGTTCAAGAGATTGCTTGCAGAAGTTGCTTCACTCTCGGTGGTTGCGTTGGCGGAGATGATGGAGTTGAAGTTGGGGATAATTGCGAGGATAGCGTTCCGGTCTGGGCTTCTGATGAATCTGTAAAAGACGGCGGTGATCGCGGAAACTACAACACTACTGTAACTGCTGATAGTGGCCGCAGCAGTGGCAGTGGCAGTGGCGGAGGTATCAAGGGCTTTCGGCCCCCTATGCTGAAACCAGCGCCGGGGAGTAGGGTTTCGGTTGTGGACAACGCGTCCTTCACATGGGACCTGTTGAGGGATTTTGCTCCACAAGGTGAAGGGAAGGAGAATTTCGTGGAATTCAGTGATTCAGATGATGATCATCGAGGATTGCATGGTGAATTAGAGAATAgagaaaaagaggaagaggaagaggaaggagGTAGAGGGGGTGatgggaagaaagaagaagaagagaatgcaTTGAGATTCGCAGAGATTGTTGCGGAGCTTACTGGGTCATGTTCTTTCACAACTTCGAATGGAGATGATTCTTCTAGCACTACCACGGATCCTAGGTCCAATAATATATCTCCTAATGGAAGATTTAAGCGTATTATTACCCACTGGCAGAAGGGTGATCTTTTGGGTCGCGGTTCCTTTGGGTCTGTCTACGAAGGAATTGCAGG GGATGGGTTCTTCTTTGCTGTAAAAGAAGTTTCACTGCTTGATCAAGGGAATCAGGGAAAGCAAAGTGTCTATCAATTGGAACAG GAGATTGCACTTTTGAGTCAGTTTCAACATGAGAATATAGTTCAATACTATGGTACAGAAATG GATGACTCAAAGCTGTATATCTTTCTTGAGCTTGTAACCAAAGGTTCTCTTGCAAGCCTCTACCATAGGTATACCCTTCGAGATTCCCAAGTATCTGCATATACCAGACAGATTCTGCACGGCCTAAAGTATCTTCATGATAGAAATGTCATCCACAG GGATATTAAATGTGCAAATATATTGGTGGATGCAAATGGATCTGTCAAGCTTGCCGATTTTGGATTGGCAAAGGTTACCTTTTCA GCAACCAAATTGAATGATGTTAAATCAATGAAGGGAACAGCATTTTGGATGGCCCCAGAG GTTGTGAAAGGAAAAGCCCGAGGTTATGGGCTTCCAGCTGATATATGGAGTTTGGGGTGCACTGTGTTGGAGATGTTGACGGGGAAAATCCCATATTCTCACTTGGAATGC GCACTGTTTAGAATTGGAAAAGGTGAACCACCTCCGGTACCTGATTCTCTTTCAAGAGATGCAAATGATTTCATCCTGCAGTGCCTAAAAGTGAATCCTGATGATCGTCCCACGGCTACTCAACTCTTAACCCATTCATTTGTCCAACGGTCACTTTCTCAGTCATCTGGCTCTGCATCTCCTTTCATTCCTAGAAGACGGGGTTAA
- the LOC107622751 gene encoding mitogen-activated protein kinase kinase kinase 1 isoform X4, whose translation MNHLPRFLGRRNNNKKQDGMGVDPKKARMSKPRLERRNAAKHFDYDAGSSSSSFDDYSTSSSSGGGVSVLYTRSMEFYDHKSFRIEGVEGEFDRICQSLGLSGPEDFAIPAAAWEAMKVRSSSDILPRLKLRDLDEVKESEEIGMKEGQFGDSSQPKAPNPVSVSDQCVQEIACRSCFTLGGCVGGDDGVEVGDNCEDSVPVWASDESVKDGGDRGNYNTTVTADSGRSSGSGSGGGIKGFRPPMLKPAPGSRVSVVDNASFTWDLLRDFAPQGEGKENFVEFSDSDDDHRGLHGELENREKEEEEEEGGRGGDGKKEEEENALRFAEIVAELTGSCSFTTSNGDDSSSTTTDPRSNNISPNGRFKRIITHWQKGDLLGRGSFGSVYEGIAGDGFFFAVKEVSLLDQGNQGKQSVYQLEQEIALLSQFQHENIVQYYGTEMDDSKLYIFLELVTKGSLASLYHRYTLRDSQVSAYTRQILHGLKYLHDRNVIHRDIKCANILVDANGSVKLADFGLAKATKLNDVKSMKGTAFWMAPEVVKGKARGYGLPADIWSLGCTVLEMLTGKIPYSHLECALFRIGKGEPPPVPDSLSRDANDFILQCLKVNPDDRPTATQLLTHSFVQRSLSQSSGSASPFIPRRRG comes from the exons ATGAATCACTTACCACGATTTTTAGGCCGTAGGAATAATAATAAGAAGCAAGACGGCATGGGCGTGGATCCCAAGAAGGCCCGAATGTCGAAGCCACGTCTCGAGCGCCGCAACGCCGCCAAGCACTTCGATTACGACGCCGGCTCATCGTCTTCGTCGTTCGATGACTACTCCACTTCCTCCTCTTCCGGCGGCGGCGTTTCGGTGCTCTACACGCGCTCGATGGAGTTCTACGATCACAAGAGCTTCAGAATCGAGGGCGTCGAGGGCGAGTTCGACCGGATTTGTCAGAGCCTCGGCCTCTCTGGCCCAGAGGACTTCGCAATTCCCGCGGCGGCTTGGGAGGCCATGAAGGTTCGGTCTTCTTCGGATATTCTTCCGAGGTTGAAGCTTCGCGACTTGGATGAAGTCAAGGAGAGTGAAGAAATTGGGATGAAGGAAGGTCAATTTGGGGATAGTTCCCAACCTAAGGCTCCTAATCCGGTTTCGGTTTCTGATCAATGCGTTCAAGAGATTGCTTGCAGAAGTTGCTTCACTCTCGGTGGTTGCGTTGGCGGAGATGATGGAGTTGAAGTTGGGGATAATTGCGAGGATAGCGTTCCGGTCTGGGCTTCTGATGAATCTGTAAAAGACGGCGGTGATCGCGGAAACTACAACACTACTGTAACTGCTGATAGTGGCCGCAGCAGTGGCAGTGGCAGTGGCGGAGGTATCAAGGGCTTTCGGCCCCCTATGCTGAAACCAGCGCCGGGGAGTAGGGTTTCGGTTGTGGACAACGCGTCCTTCACATGGGACCTGTTGAGGGATTTTGCTCCACAAGGTGAAGGGAAGGAGAATTTCGTGGAATTCAGTGATTCAGATGATGATCATCGAGGATTGCATGGTGAATTAGAGAATAgagaaaaagaggaagaggaagaggaaggagGTAGAGGGGGTGatgggaagaaagaagaagaagagaatgcaTTGAGATTCGCAGAGATTGTTGCGGAGCTTACTGGGTCATGTTCTTTCACAACTTCGAATGGAGATGATTCTTCTAGCACTACCACGGATCCTAGGTCCAATAATATATCTCCTAATGGAAGATTTAAGCGTATTATTACCCACTGGCAGAAGGGTGATCTTTTGGGTCGCGGTTCCTTTGGGTCTGTCTACGAAGGAATTGCAGG GGATGGGTTCTTCTTTGCTGTAAAAGAAGTTTCACTGCTTGATCAAGGGAATCAGGGAAAGCAAAGTGTCTATCAATTGGAACAG GAGATTGCACTTTTGAGTCAGTTTCAACATGAGAATATAGTTCAATACTATGGTACAGAAATG GATGACTCAAAGCTGTATATCTTTCTTGAGCTTGTAACCAAAGGTTCTCTTGCAAGCCTCTACCATAGGTATACCCTTCGAGATTCCCAAGTATCTGCATATACCAGACAGATTCTGCACGGCCTAAAGTATCTTCATGATAGAAATGTCATCCACAG GGATATTAAATGTGCAAATATATTGGTGGATGCAAATGGATCTGTCAAGCTTGCCGATTTTGGATTGGCAAAG GCAACCAAATTGAATGATGTTAAATCAATGAAGGGAACAGCATTTTGGATGGCCCCAGAG GTTGTGAAAGGAAAAGCCCGAGGTTATGGGCTTCCAGCTGATATATGGAGTTTGGGGTGCACTGTGTTGGAGATGTTGACGGGGAAAATCCCATATTCTCACTTGGAATGC GCACTGTTTAGAATTGGAAAAGGTGAACCACCTCCGGTACCTGATTCTCTTTCAAGAGATGCAAATGATTTCATCCTGCAGTGCCTAAAAGTGAATCCTGATGATCGTCCCACGGCTACTCAACTCTTAACCCATTCATTTGTCCAACGGTCACTTTCTCAGTCATCTGGCTCTGCATCTCCTTTCATTCCTAGAAGACGGGGTTAA
- the LOC107622751 gene encoding mitogen-activated protein kinase kinase kinase 1 isoform X1: MNHLPRFLGRRNNNKKQDGMGVDPKKARMSKPRLERRNAAKHFDYDAGSSSSSFDDYSTSSSSGGGVSVLYTRSMEFYDHKSFRIEGVEGEFDRICQSLGLSGPEDFAIPAAAWEAMKVRSSSDILPRLKLRDLDEVKESEEIGMKEGQFGDSSQPKAPNPVSVSDQCVQEIACRSCFTLGGCVGGDDGVEVGDNCEDSVPVWASDESVKDGGDRGNYNTTVTADSGRSSGSGSGGGIKGFRPPMLKPAPGSRVSVVDNASFTWDLLRDFAPQGEGKENFVEFSDSDDDHRGLHGELENREKEEEEEEGGRGGDGKKEEEENALRFAEIVAELTGSCSFTTSNGDDSSSTTTDPRSNNISPNGRFKRIITHWQKGDLLGRGSFGSVYEGIAGDGFFFAVKEVSLLDQGNQGKQSVYQLEQEIALLSQFQHENIVQYYGTEMDDSKLYIFLELVTKGSLASLYHRYTLRDSQVSAYTRQILHGLKYLHDRNVIHRDIKCANILVDANGSVKLADFGLAKVTFSATKLNDVKSMKGTAFWMAPEVVKGKARGYGLPADIWSLGCTVLEMLTGKIPYSHLECMQALFRIGKGEPPPVPDSLSRDANDFILQCLKVNPDDRPTATQLLTHSFVQRSLSQSSGSASPFIPRRRG; encoded by the exons ATGAATCACTTACCACGATTTTTAGGCCGTAGGAATAATAATAAGAAGCAAGACGGCATGGGCGTGGATCCCAAGAAGGCCCGAATGTCGAAGCCACGTCTCGAGCGCCGCAACGCCGCCAAGCACTTCGATTACGACGCCGGCTCATCGTCTTCGTCGTTCGATGACTACTCCACTTCCTCCTCTTCCGGCGGCGGCGTTTCGGTGCTCTACACGCGCTCGATGGAGTTCTACGATCACAAGAGCTTCAGAATCGAGGGCGTCGAGGGCGAGTTCGACCGGATTTGTCAGAGCCTCGGCCTCTCTGGCCCAGAGGACTTCGCAATTCCCGCGGCGGCTTGGGAGGCCATGAAGGTTCGGTCTTCTTCGGATATTCTTCCGAGGTTGAAGCTTCGCGACTTGGATGAAGTCAAGGAGAGTGAAGAAATTGGGATGAAGGAAGGTCAATTTGGGGATAGTTCCCAACCTAAGGCTCCTAATCCGGTTTCGGTTTCTGATCAATGCGTTCAAGAGATTGCTTGCAGAAGTTGCTTCACTCTCGGTGGTTGCGTTGGCGGAGATGATGGAGTTGAAGTTGGGGATAATTGCGAGGATAGCGTTCCGGTCTGGGCTTCTGATGAATCTGTAAAAGACGGCGGTGATCGCGGAAACTACAACACTACTGTAACTGCTGATAGTGGCCGCAGCAGTGGCAGTGGCAGTGGCGGAGGTATCAAGGGCTTTCGGCCCCCTATGCTGAAACCAGCGCCGGGGAGTAGGGTTTCGGTTGTGGACAACGCGTCCTTCACATGGGACCTGTTGAGGGATTTTGCTCCACAAGGTGAAGGGAAGGAGAATTTCGTGGAATTCAGTGATTCAGATGATGATCATCGAGGATTGCATGGTGAATTAGAGAATAgagaaaaagaggaagaggaagaggaaggagGTAGAGGGGGTGatgggaagaaagaagaagaagagaatgcaTTGAGATTCGCAGAGATTGTTGCGGAGCTTACTGGGTCATGTTCTTTCACAACTTCGAATGGAGATGATTCTTCTAGCACTACCACGGATCCTAGGTCCAATAATATATCTCCTAATGGAAGATTTAAGCGTATTATTACCCACTGGCAGAAGGGTGATCTTTTGGGTCGCGGTTCCTTTGGGTCTGTCTACGAAGGAATTGCAGG GGATGGGTTCTTCTTTGCTGTAAAAGAAGTTTCACTGCTTGATCAAGGGAATCAGGGAAAGCAAAGTGTCTATCAATTGGAACAG GAGATTGCACTTTTGAGTCAGTTTCAACATGAGAATATAGTTCAATACTATGGTACAGAAATG GATGACTCAAAGCTGTATATCTTTCTTGAGCTTGTAACCAAAGGTTCTCTTGCAAGCCTCTACCATAGGTATACCCTTCGAGATTCCCAAGTATCTGCATATACCAGACAGATTCTGCACGGCCTAAAGTATCTTCATGATAGAAATGTCATCCACAG GGATATTAAATGTGCAAATATATTGGTGGATGCAAATGGATCTGTCAAGCTTGCCGATTTTGGATTGGCAAAGGTTACCTTTTCA GCAACCAAATTGAATGATGTTAAATCAATGAAGGGAACAGCATTTTGGATGGCCCCAGAG GTTGTGAAAGGAAAAGCCCGAGGTTATGGGCTTCCAGCTGATATATGGAGTTTGGGGTGCACTGTGTTGGAGATGTTGACGGGGAAAATCCCATATTCTCACTTGGAATGC ATGCAGGCACTGTTTAGAATTGGAAAAGGTGAACCACCTCCGGTACCTGATTCTCTTTCAAGAGATGCAAATGATTTCATCCTGCAGTGCCTAAAAGTGAATCCTGATGATCGTCCCACGGCTACTCAACTCTTAACCCATTCATTTGTCCAACGGTCACTTTCTCAGTCATCTGGCTCTGCATCTCCTTTCATTCCTAGAAGACGGGGTTAA